One Thermodesulfobacteriota bacterium genomic window, ATTGAAGAGTACGACGTCCATGGGGGGTTTCCTCCTGCGGGCGATCCGACGCCCATGCGGCGCGGGGGGGCGCCTCAGTCCCGCGCCACGCTGCGCCGCGCCCCCACGAGCCCGGGGTCGAAGGCCTCGAAGAGGTCGGGAACGTCGAGATGGCTCGGGGACTTGTGTACGAAGGCAAACGCCCCCACCACGGGGGCGAGGCCGGGCACCGGGAGCCCGGCCATGGCCGCTACGGCCCCGCACAGGGCCGGCAGGCGCGAGAGCTCGACTCCGTGGGCGACACCTCGGGCGTGGAGCGCCAGGGCCACCTGCTCCAGGCTCGCGTTGCCCGCCCGGTCCCCCAGGCCGTTGACCGTCACCTCCAGGCACTGCGCCCCGGCCAGCGCAGCGGCGAGGGAGTTGGCGGTGGCCAGTCCCAGGTCGTTGTGGCCGTGGAAGCAGACCTCCAGGGGGACGTGCTCCACGACCGCCCGCACCGTGTCGTACACCTGGAAGGGGTCGGCGCTCCCGTTGGTGTCGTAGACGACGACCCGGCGGGCGCCGCCCCGGGCGCCGGCCTCGCAGGCCTCCAGGAGGAACCCCAGACCGGCCTGGGTGGCGTGGGGAAATCCCACCCCCACCTGGTCACAGCAGCTGCGAGCCCAGGCGAGGGCTTCCGCGATCTTGCGCAGCTTCTCCTCCCGCCCGGGGGGCCGCCGTCGCTCCGAGAGGGGAACGAGCAGGTTCAGGCGGTCCAGATGGGCCGCCGCGGCCTCGATCTGCGCCCGGGCGTCCTCGCCCCCCGCGTACACCAGCCCCGAGGTCTCGATGGGGAGCCCCTCCCGCCGGACCGCGGCGCAAAACGCAAGGTCCCGCCGGAAGTGGCCGGGGGCCACGATCTCCGCCTCCGGCACCCCCGCCCCGGCCAGGAGCCGCAGCACCGTGAGCTTGTCCGCCTCGGAGAAAGCCACGCCGGGCGTGTCGGCACCCTCCCGCAGGGTGCTGTCCTTGAGCCGCACGGGTCCGGCGGCGCAGCCCCGGCGCCCCGGAGAAGAGCCGCTCACGGCGCCCCCCCCCGCTCCGCGGCGTACCGGACCACGTCTTCTTCCGAGGCCACCGTGCACTCGGGCCGGGCGCGGCCGTCGGCGTCGCTCGCCCCGCTCGTGAGGCAGCACAGGACGCGGCTGCCGGCCGGGATCCGCCCCCCGTCGATGGCCTTGAGGGCACCGACCAGGGCGAGGAGGCCCGTCTTCTCCAACACCTCACCGCCGGAAACGGCGATCGGCACGCCGTGCTCCCCCAGGAGCTCCAGGAGCGTCTTTCCGCCAAAGGCCCGATCCAGACGTGCCTCGAAGTCCCTGCGGTCCACCAGGCCCAGATCGCCCCCGGTCCGGCGCAGCAGCTCGTCCAGGTGTCCGTAAGTCTCGTAGGTCTGGGGAGCGGCGTCGTACATGACCCGGGAGAGGAGCCCCGAGGTGCTCTCCAGCGGGGCCGGCCCCTGCGGGACACCCGGCGCCCCCTGCCCCTTCCAGGCCCGGTACATGGGGCAATTGGCGTCCTGCTGGATGCCGAGGAAGCGGGGCACCGGAGCGAGCTCGGACCCGAAGTGCTCCAGCACGCGAAACACCCCGATGGGCCCGAACGCGGCGCTCACCGTCTGCACCACCCAGTCGAAGCGCTCCCCCTCGAAGGCGCGCTCGGCCAGGAAGCAGCCCCGCAGCACCGACGCCGCGTGCCGCCACGCCCGGTCCGGGACGTGCCGAAACCCGGTCCGGCGGGCGAAGGCGTAGGCTGCCTCCTTCACGAATCCCGGCTTCTCCACGGCCACCAGGTGGGAGCCGGGGGAGGAAAAGCGCCGGCTGTTCAGGAGCGGCACGTTCTCGGCGGGGCAGAAGAAGTAGGTCTCGATGCCGGCCCTCTCCCCGTAGGCCGCGAGCGCGCTCCCCGTGTTCCCCCCCGACTCGAAGACCACGGGCCCGCCGCCGTCCAGGACGCAAAAGGCGGTCGTGACGCAGCCGTCGATGGACTTCAGGGTGCGGGTGTGCATCCGCGACGTCTCGTCCAGCACGTGGAGCGCGACGCCGCGGTGGTGCAGGAGAGGAAGGAGGCGCGCCCCCTCCCGGATGGACGTGCGCCCCAGGAGCTCCCGGAGGCGGGCGTCCCGGTCGGGGTCCTCCAGGAACCGCACGGCGCGCCGGTACCGGAGCACCACGCTCTGGTCCGCGGCCCACCCCTGGTCTATCCTGGCCCGGAACGCGTCCCTACTTGCGGCCAAAACGTTCATGAAACAGCACCTCGTCCAGCGCGCGGACGGCTCTCTCCGGCGGCACCTCCGCGGGGTACCCCAGGGGGACGATCGTCACCGGGTCCACCCCCTCGGGGATGCCCAGGAGCTCCCGGATCTCCTGCGCCACCGCCGGCGTGTCGGCCTTGTAGGCCGAGAGGTACACGCTGCCCAGCCCCTGGTCGGCCGCCGCCAGCAGGACGTGGGCCGTCGCCAGCACGGCGGTCTCCACCCCCCGGTCGTGGGCGCGCGCCCGCTCCACGCAGACGACGAGGACGACCGGCGCCTGCGCGAGGAAGTCCGCCGAGTACATCCGTTTCTCCGGCGGACAGTGCCGGTTCTTGAGCTCGGCCAGGGCCCGCTTGATCCCGGGCTCGCGCACCGCCACGAAGAACCAGGGCTGCCCCCCGAGGGACGACGGGGCAAGCAGCGCCGCGGCACACACCTCTCGCAGCACGGCTTCGGGCACCTCCCGGGGCGCGAACGTGCGGATGGAGCGCCGCTGCCGGACGACCGTGGGAAAATCCATGAGAGCTCCCCTCCCCACCCGGATCCCTCGCCGAGCCGCCGTCTCCCCCGCTCCGGCCCGGCCGCCGCCGCGCGGCAGCGTAACGGATTTGGCCGCACAAGGGAACCGGCTGGAGAGGCCAAGCTCAGGAGAGGAGAGACCAGGTGACCCGGAAGAACGGGTGAAGCCCGGAAGAGATAGCTGCGCCAGCGGCTTCCCCTGCGCCGTTCCCTCGAGGAGCTGTTGCAGCGGGTGGCAGAGCAGG contains:
- a CDS encoding nitroreductase family protein; the encoded protein is MDFPTVVRQRRSIRTFAPREVPEAVLREVCAAALLAPSSLGGQPWFFVAVREPGIKRALAELKNRHCPPEKRMYSADFLAQAPVVLVVCVERARAHDRGVETAVLATAHVLLAAADQGLGSVYLSAYKADTPAVAQEIRELLGIPEGVDPVTIVPLGYPAEVPPERAVRALDEVLFHERFGRK
- a CDS encoding LeuA family protein; translation: MSGSSPGRRGCAAGPVRLKDSTLREGADTPGVAFSEADKLTVLRLLAGAGVPEAEIVAPGHFRRDLAFCAAVRREGLPIETSGLVYAGGEDARAQIEAAAAHLDRLNLLVPLSERRRPPGREEKLRKIAEALAWARSCCDQVGVGFPHATQAGLGFLLEACEAGARGGARRVVVYDTNGSADPFQVYDTVRAVVEHVPLEVCFHGHNDLGLATANSLAAALAGAQCLEVTVNGLGDRAGNASLEQVALALHARGVAHGVELSRLPALCGAVAAMAGLPVPGLAPVVGAFAFVHKSPSHLDVPDLFEAFDPGLVGARRSVARD
- a CDS encoding pyridoxal-phosphate dependent enzyme translates to MNVLAASRDAFRARIDQGWAADQSVVLRYRRAVRFLEDPDRDARLRELLGRTSIREGARLLPLLHHRGVALHVLDETSRMHTRTLKSIDGCVTTAFCVLDGGGPVVFESGGNTGSALAAYGERAGIETYFFCPAENVPLLNSRRFSSPGSHLVAVEKPGFVKEAAYAFARRTGFRHVPDRAWRHAASVLRGCFLAERAFEGERFDWVVQTVSAAFGPIGVFRVLEHFGSELAPVPRFLGIQQDANCPMYRAWKGQGAPGVPQGPAPLESTSGLLSRVMYDAAPQTYETYGHLDELLRRTGGDLGLVDRRDFEARLDRAFGGKTLLELLGEHGVPIAVSGGEVLEKTGLLALVGALKAIDGGRIPAGSRVLCCLTSGASDADGRARPECTVASEEDVVRYAAERGGAP